One window of Quercus robur chromosome 12, dhQueRobu3.1, whole genome shotgun sequence genomic DNA carries:
- the LOC126708609 gene encoding flowering locus K homology domain-like isoform X1, which yields MGSEDLNGHETGDMPESSHPPQTQGFDNNFDFKGGEEKKWPGWPGENVFRMLVPVQKVGGIIGRKGEFIKKITEETKARVKILDGPPGTSERAVMVSAKEELNLPLSPAMDALLRVHKQIIDVDTNSAHATSGAVGTIITRVLVADTQAGSLIGKQGSTIKSIQDASNCTIRVLSAEHLPKFVLKDDSIVEVHGEPAGVHKAVELILNHLRKFLVDRSIVGVFEMQMQMPKFQANQNIPPHQSWGPPQGFPINAGAGPDFAPNPQYVQPPHQYDNYSPAPPLDNQHWQGPMYGRDASMGIHLSSVQPQQLVATKVTHHMQVPLLYTDAVIGISGSNISYIRRASGATIAIQETRGMPEEMTVEINGSASQVQTAQQLIQNFMAEAASSTQNPAGGSICQGYNAFPSYGPSYATSKPTTAGHTGHAPAPDYGSVYGNDYGY from the exons ATGGGTAGCGAAGATTTAAATGGGCATGAGACAGGTGATATGCCTGAGAGCTCTCATCCTCCACAGACACAAGGATTTGACaataattttgatttcaaaGGAGGTGAAGAAAAAAAGTGGCCTGGGTGGCCTGGAGAGAATGTGTTCAGGATGTTAGTTCCTGTGCAAAAGGTTGGTGGTATTATTGGTCGCAAGGGAGAATTCATTAAGAAAATCACTGAGGAGACAAAGGCTCGGGTTAAAATTCTTGATGGTCCTCCTGGGACATCAGAAAGAGCA GTGATGGTTTCTGCTAAGGAAGAGCTAAATCTTCCTCTTTCTCCTGCCATGGATGCTTTATTGAGagttcataaacaaatcatcgaTGTAGACACCAACTCTGCTCACGCTACATCTGGTGCAGTGGGCACAATTATCACAAGGGTTCTAGTGGCAGATACTCAGGCAGGAAGTCTGATTGGGAAGCAGGGTTCAACTATAAAGTCCATTCAAGATGCTTCAAATTGTACTATTCGGGTTCTCAGTGCAG AACACCTACCAAAGTTTGTGTTGAAAGATGATAGTATTGTTGAGGTACATGGGGAACCTGCTGGTGTGCACAAAGCAGTTGAACTGATTTTAAATCATCTCCGAAAATTCCTGGTTGACCGCAGTATTGTCGGAGTATTTGAAATGCAA ATGCAGATGCCAAAATTTCAAGCAAACCAGAACATTCCCCCACACCAGTCCTGGGGCCCTCCTCAAGGTTTTCCAATTAATGCTGGTGCCGGACCTGATTTTGCACCTAATCCTCAATATGTGCAGCCTCCACATCAATATGACAATTATTCGCCTGCTCCACCTCTGGATAATCAGCATTGGCAGGGTCCTATGTACGGAAGGGATGCTTCTATGGGGATTCATTTATCCAGTGTCCAGCCACAACAGCTAGTGGCCACCAAG GTTACGCACCACATGCAAGTTCCTCTATTATATACAGATGCTGTAATTGGGATATCTGGTTCTAATATAAGCTACATACGTCGTGCCAGTGGGGCGACTATTGCAATACAGGAAACAAGGGGTATGCCTGAGGAGATGACTGTTGAAATAAATGGATCTGCTTCACAAGTACAAACAGCTCAACAGTTAATACAG AATTTCATGGCTGAAGCTGCAAGCTCTACACAGAACCCAGCTGGGGGATCCATCTGTCAGGGATATAATGCTTTTCCATCTTATGGTCCTTCCTATGCAACTTCAAAGCCCACCACTGCTGGACACACAGGCCATGCACCTGCCCCAGACTATGGTTCAGTGTATGGCAATGATTACGGTTATTGA
- the LOC126708607 gene encoding uncharacterized protein LOC126708607 — protein MALQHNLEENGLELDGDKDSEAAQDHADDLDNHDNELAFTVENHDLGLSDHHELTVVENHDLHESLDLALVEQNQEMGIVSVSDMTVQQSLIVTPPVLQSRALVDPDRKLTVGQEFPDVHSCRRALRDAAISLHFEMQTVKSDKTRFTAKCASEGCPWRIHAAKLPGVPTFTIRTIHEPHTCGGITHLGHHQASVQWVAESVEQRLRENPNYKPKEILEEIHRIHGIALSYKQAWRGKERIMAAVRGSFEEDYRLLPQYCDQIRRTNPESIAFVYGNPVDNCFQRLFISFQASIYGFLNACRPLIGLDRTSLKSKYLGTLLFATGFDGDGAMFPLAFGVVDEENDDNWMWFLSELHNLLEINAENMPRLTILSDRQKGIVDGVETNFPTAFHGFCMHHLSDSFRKEFNSAILINLLWEAAYALTILEYEAKILEIEEISQDAAYWIRRIPPRLWATAYFEGVRFGHLTANIAEYWTTWILEASGLPIIQMMEYIRRQLMTWFNERREASMQWTSILVPSAERRVSEAIERAHNYQVLRANEAEFEVISHEGSHIVDIRSRCCSCRGWQLCGLPCAHAVAALLSCRQNVHRFTESCFTVTNYRKAYSQTIHPIPDKTLWKEMLTVFQNDDNKDAEVIINPPKSLKPPGRPRKRRVRSEDSGRAKRVVHCSRCNQTGHFRTTCSAPI, from the coding sequence ATGGCTCTTCAACACAATCTTGAGGAAAATGGTTTAGAGTTGGATGGAGATAAAGATTCCGAAGCTGCTCAAGACCATGCTGATGATCTTGACAACCATGACAATGAATTAGCTTTTACTGTTGAGAATCATGACTTGGGTTTATCCGACCATCATGAATTGACTGTTGTAGAGAACCATGATCTTCATGAGAGCTTAGATCTAGCCCTAGTAGAGCAGAATCAGGAGATGGGTATAGTATCTGTTTCAGATATGACTGTTCAGCAGTCCCTGATAGTTACTCCTCCAGTCCTTCAGTCCCGTGCCCTAGTTGATCCTGACCGCAAATTGACTGTTGGGCAAGAGTTTCCTGATGTCCATAGCTGCCGAAGGGCTCTGAGGGATGCAGCCATTTCCCTTCACTTTGAAATGCAGACAGTCAAGTCTGACAAGACTCGTTTCACTGCCAAATGTGCAAGTGAGGGATGCCCTTGGCGAATTCATGCTGCAAAGCTTCCTGGTGTTCCTACCTTCACAATTAGGACCATCCATGAGCCACATACCTGTGGTGGAATTACTCATCTTGGTCATCATCAAGCCTCAGTCCAATGGGTTGCAGAGTCTGTAGAACAACGCCTGCGGGAAAACCCTAATTACAAACCAAAGGAGATATTAGAAGAGATTCACCGGATCCATGGGATCGCATTATCATATAAGCAGGCATGGAGGGGAAAGGAGCGAATCATGGCTGCAGTTCGTGGGTCATTTGAGGAAGATTATCGATTACTTCCTCAGTATTGTGACCAAATCAGAAGGACAAATCCAGAAAGTATTGCGTTTGTCTATGGAAATCCTGTTGACAACTGTTTCCAACGCCTCTTTATTTCCTTTCAAGCATCAATTTATGGTTTTCTAAATGCATGCCGGCCTCTTATAGGACTTGATAGGACTTCTCTGAAAAGCAAGTACCTTGGGACCTTGCTTTTTGCCACTGGTTTTGATGGAGATGGCGCTATGTTTCCTTTGGCATTTGGTGTGGTTGACGAGGAAAACGATGATAACTGGATGTGGTTCCTTTCAGAGCTGCATAACCTGCTTGAAATTAATGCAGAGAACATGCCAAGGCTTACAATTTTGTCTGACAGGCAGAAGGGAATTGTGGATGGAGTAGAAACAAACTTCCCAACTGCTTTTCATGGGTTTTGCATGCATCATCTTAGTGACAGTTTCCGGAAGGAATTCAACAGTGCCATTCTCATCAACCTTCTTTGGGAGGCTGCTTATGCTCTCACTATACTTGAATATGAAGCAAAAATCCTTGAGATTGAAGAGATATCACAGGATGCTGCCTATTGGATCAGACGAATCCCACCTCGCTTGTGGGCCACAGCGTATTTTGAGGGTGTAAGGTTTGGGCATCTCACAGCTAATATAGCTGAATACTGGACAACTTGGATACTTGAAGCTTCTGGGCTTCCAATTATACAAATGATGGAGTATATCCGTCGGCAGCTAATGACTTGGTTCAATGAGCGTCGTGAAGCAAGCATGCAGTGGACTAGTATACTTGTTCCATCTGCTGAAAGGCGTGTGTCGGAGGCTATTGAGCGTGCTCATAACTATCAAGTGCTCCGAGCAAATGAAGCTGAATTTGAAGTCATATCCCATGAAGGGTCACATATAGTGGACATCCGTTCTCGTTGCTGTTCATGTCGCGGATGGCAGCTTTGTGGGCTGCCCTGTGCTCATGCTGTGGCAGCTCTTCTTTCTTGCAGGCAGAATGTTCATCGGTTTACTGAAAGTTGTTTCACTGTCACAAATTATCGCAAGGCATATTCACAAACAATACACCCAATTCCAGATAAAACTCTTTGGAAGGAGATGTTAACAGTATTTCAGAATGATGATAATAAAGATGCTGAGGTTATCATAAATCCTCCAAAATCACTCAAGCCACCAGGACGGCCAAGGAAAAGGCGGGTTCGTTCAGAAGACAGCGGTCGTGCAAAACGGGTTGTGCATTGCAGCCGCTGCAATCAGACTGGGCACTTTCGAACAACATGTTCAGCACCTATATAG
- the LOC126708608 gene encoding fructokinase-1, whose amino-acid sequence MPMIHHLTTTTTTLFIKSSLPFAYHAPFQYEYHNEQNPRPRPRPRPRRRRSISQWSIPRCCKKEQVYPNPPTPRAKRSSNVGIITATGKSKEIDVATLGNLCVDIVLNVPELPPNDPALRKLYMDRLSASPPDKQYWEAGGNCNMAIAAGRVGLDCITIGHVGNDIYGRFLLDVLRNEGISMVGMMTPPTQLHSDHLLHVASSYQTLLCWVLVDPLQRHGFCSRADFSDQPAFSWLTTLSNHVKMAIQNSKILFCNGYGFDELSPHLLTSALQYAVEVGTCVFFDPGPRGNTLSNGTPQQQTALSHFLTMSDVLLLTSDEAQALTGIKNPILAGQELLKKGVRTKWVIVKMGSKGSIIISMSSISCAPAFKVNVIDTVGCGDSFVAAIAFGFIHNMPMVSSLALANAVGAATAMGCGAGRNVATLQRVIELMKTAELNEDEEFWNELLAENVDTEEITFLSKFVVNGNNHQLNRIALQKVVSELLPKLESSPVEGKVPS is encoded by the exons ATGCCTATGATCCATCATCtgacaacaaccaccaccaccctcTTCATCAAATCTTCACTCCCTTTCGCATACCATGCTCCATTTCAATATGAATATCATAATGAACAAAACCCTAGACCTAGACCTAGACCTAGACCTAGGAGGAGGCGCTCCATTTCCCAGTGGTCAATCCCTCGCTGCTGCAAAAAAGAGCAAGTGTATCCTAATCCTCCAACTCCAAGGGCCAAGCGAAGCTCAAACGTAGGAATTATAACAGCCACAGggaaatcaaaagaaatagaTGTGGCCACTTTGGGAAATCTGTGCGTTGATATTGTGCTTAATGTTCCCGAATTGCCCCCCAATGACCCTGCTCTTCGCAAGCTCTACATGGATCGCTTATCAGCTTCACCGCCCGATAAG caATACTGGGAAGCCGGTGGTAATTGCAATATGGCAATAGCAGCAGGTCGGGTTGGACTTGATTGTATAACAATTGGTCATGTCGGTAACGACATTTATGGACGCTTCCTCCTAGACGTCCTTCGTAATGAGGGTATTTCTATGGTTGGAATGATGACCCCCCCCACTCAACTACATTCTGATCATCTTCTTCATGTTGCCTCTTCTTATCAAACACTTCTCTGCTGGGTTCTTGTTGACCCTTTACAAAGACATGGTTTTTGCAG TCGAGCTGATTTCAGTGACCAGCCTGCTTTCAGTTGGTTGACCACACTCTCCAACCATGTCAAGATGGCCATTCAAAACTCAAAGATCCTCTTTTGTAATGGTTATGGCTTTGATGAGCTTTCCCCCCACCTGCTTACCTCTGCTCTACAATATGCTGTTGAAGTTGGGACTTGTGTTTTTTTCGATCCTGGACCCCGTGGAAACACTCTTTCCAATGGAACTCCCCAACAACAGACAGCCCTTTCCCACTTCTTAACAATGAGCGACGTTCTCCTTCTCACTTCTGATGAG GCTCAAGCACTGACGGGCATAAAAAATCCAATATTAGCAGGGCAGGAGCTGCTCAAGAAAGGTGTGCGCACAAAATGGGTGATTGTTAAGATGGGTTCAAAGGGTTCAATTATAATCTCTATGTCAAGTATATCTTGTGCTCCTGCATTCAAG GTGAATGTTATTGACACTGTGGGGTGCGGAGATAGTTTTGTGGCTGCTATTGCATTTGGTTTTATACACAATATGCCCATGGTTAGTTCATTAGCACTCGCAAATGCAGTGGGTGCTGCAACTGCCATGGGTTGTGGTGCAGGTAGGAATGTAGCAACCTTGCAGAGAGTAATAGAACTCATGAAGACTGCAGAGCTCAATGAGGATGAAGAATTTTGGAATGAACTGCTTGCTGAAAATGTGGACACTGAAGAAATTACATTTCTCTCGAAATTTGTTGTTAATGGAAACAACCACCAGTTGAACCGTATTGCACTACAAAAGGTGGTCTCGGAACTGCTACCTAAGCTTGAATCTTCACCTGTGGAGGGAAAAGTGCCATCTTGA
- the LOC126708609 gene encoding flowering locus K homology domain-like isoform X2 — translation MGSEDLNGHETGDMPESSHPPQTQGFDNNFDFKGGEEKKWPGWPGENVFRMLVPVQKVGGIIGRKGEFIKKITEETKARVKILDGPPGTSERAVMVSAKEELNLPLSPAMDALLRVHKQIIDVDTNSAHATSGAVGTIITRVLVADTQAGSLIGKQGSTIKSIQDASNCTIRVLSAEHLPKFVLKDDSIVEVHGEPAGVHKAVELILNHLRKFLVDRSIVGVFEMQMPKFQANQNIPPHQSWGPPQGFPINAGAGPDFAPNPQYVQPPHQYDNYSPAPPLDNQHWQGPMYGRDASMGIHLSSVQPQQLVATKVTHHMQVPLLYTDAVIGISGSNISYIRRASGATIAIQETRGMPEEMTVEINGSASQVQTAQQLIQNFMAEAASSTQNPAGGSICQGYNAFPSYGPSYATSKPTTAGHTGHAPAPDYGSVYGNDYGY, via the exons ATGGGTAGCGAAGATTTAAATGGGCATGAGACAGGTGATATGCCTGAGAGCTCTCATCCTCCACAGACACAAGGATTTGACaataattttgatttcaaaGGAGGTGAAGAAAAAAAGTGGCCTGGGTGGCCTGGAGAGAATGTGTTCAGGATGTTAGTTCCTGTGCAAAAGGTTGGTGGTATTATTGGTCGCAAGGGAGAATTCATTAAGAAAATCACTGAGGAGACAAAGGCTCGGGTTAAAATTCTTGATGGTCCTCCTGGGACATCAGAAAGAGCA GTGATGGTTTCTGCTAAGGAAGAGCTAAATCTTCCTCTTTCTCCTGCCATGGATGCTTTATTGAGagttcataaacaaatcatcgaTGTAGACACCAACTCTGCTCACGCTACATCTGGTGCAGTGGGCACAATTATCACAAGGGTTCTAGTGGCAGATACTCAGGCAGGAAGTCTGATTGGGAAGCAGGGTTCAACTATAAAGTCCATTCAAGATGCTTCAAATTGTACTATTCGGGTTCTCAGTGCAG AACACCTACCAAAGTTTGTGTTGAAAGATGATAGTATTGTTGAGGTACATGGGGAACCTGCTGGTGTGCACAAAGCAGTTGAACTGATTTTAAATCATCTCCGAAAATTCCTGGTTGACCGCAGTATTGTCGGAGTATTTGAAATGCAA ATGCCAAAATTTCAAGCAAACCAGAACATTCCCCCACACCAGTCCTGGGGCCCTCCTCAAGGTTTTCCAATTAATGCTGGTGCCGGACCTGATTTTGCACCTAATCCTCAATATGTGCAGCCTCCACATCAATATGACAATTATTCGCCTGCTCCACCTCTGGATAATCAGCATTGGCAGGGTCCTATGTACGGAAGGGATGCTTCTATGGGGATTCATTTATCCAGTGTCCAGCCACAACAGCTAGTGGCCACCAAG GTTACGCACCACATGCAAGTTCCTCTATTATATACAGATGCTGTAATTGGGATATCTGGTTCTAATATAAGCTACATACGTCGTGCCAGTGGGGCGACTATTGCAATACAGGAAACAAGGGGTATGCCTGAGGAGATGACTGTTGAAATAAATGGATCTGCTTCACAAGTACAAACAGCTCAACAGTTAATACAG AATTTCATGGCTGAAGCTGCAAGCTCTACACAGAACCCAGCTGGGGGATCCATCTGTCAGGGATATAATGCTTTTCCATCTTATGGTCCTTCCTATGCAACTTCAAAGCCCACCACTGCTGGACACACAGGCCATGCACCTGCCCCAGACTATGGTTCAGTGTATGGCAATGATTACGGTTATTGA